A section of the Leptotrichia sp. HSP-342 genome encodes:
- a CDS encoding lipopolysaccharide biosynthesis protein, with amino-acid sequence MDNKNLLKGTMVYSLMNLVTKMGSFIFLPIITRLLTQEEFGIVGTLAPITSLFTVILGLGLYNAQMKKYVDLKESEDEFGSYMFSSTLIIVVFNMLTYIFLFTPVAKKLFSYIVDLSKVSYYPLIIVSVLIATTNAFNNLSTTLFRMKRMYMKVAIGSVVSLFTTYILAIYFIKYLKWGVFGNQFANLIALLIVFLFYFKDYFGKFRFKLNFNYVKYSLRNGLPLIFIELTDQVVNLSDRLVLAKFVSLAVVGGYTLAFTGGRVLSVVTGSFVNSWTPEFYEAMKEDRTNPRITRSVENFIAIISFACVIAQLFAPEGIKLIFPKSYYQAINYMPLILAGIVVQALFCLDYFFHFHEDSIYIFYFTMFAMIFNLVGNIIFIPKFREIGPIIAAWTTLLAFLFRAIMEMMIIRKKYKISFNYKKLFLYFIIIVNPIIFYLSNDQLSWMKFGLKIVYLAIVTKLLVNREVYAKIANLINGIKRKIIKR; translated from the coding sequence ATGGATAATAAAAATTTATTGAAGGGAACGATGGTTTATTCTCTTATGAATTTAGTTACAAAGATGGGGTCGTTTATATTTTTGCCAATAATAACGAGGTTATTGACACAGGAAGAATTTGGGATTGTGGGAACATTGGCTCCGATTACTTCATTATTTACTGTAATTCTGGGGCTGGGGCTTTATAATGCTCAGATGAAGAAATATGTAGATTTGAAGGAAAGTGAAGATGAATTTGGAAGTTATATGTTTTCTTCAACTTTGATTATAGTAGTTTTTAATATGCTTACTTATATTTTTTTATTTACACCTGTAGCCAAAAAACTGTTTTCATATATAGTTGATTTAAGCAAGGTAAGTTACTATCCTTTGATAATTGTCAGCGTCTTAATTGCCACAACGAACGCTTTTAACAATCTTTCGACAACTTTGTTCAGAATGAAGAGAATGTATATGAAGGTTGCGATAGGGAGTGTTGTAAGCCTTTTTACAACTTATATTCTGGCAATTTACTTTATAAAATACTTAAAATGGGGAGTTTTTGGAAACCAGTTTGCAAATTTAATTGCGTTGCTTATAGTATTTCTGTTCTATTTTAAGGATTATTTTGGAAAATTTAGATTTAAGTTGAACTTTAATTATGTGAAATATTCACTAAGAAATGGATTGCCACTAATCTTTATTGAACTTACGGATCAGGTTGTGAATTTGAGTGATAGGCTTGTTTTGGCAAAATTTGTTTCTCTTGCGGTAGTTGGCGGATATACGCTTGCATTTACTGGAGGAAGAGTTTTGTCGGTTGTTACAGGTTCTTTTGTAAACAGCTGGACGCCAGAGTTTTATGAGGCGATGAAGGAGGATAGGACAAATCCGAGAATAACACGAAGTGTGGAAAACTTTATTGCAATTATTTCCTTTGCCTGCGTAATTGCACAGTTGTTTGCTCCAGAAGGGATAAAATTGATATTTCCAAAAAGTTATTATCAGGCGATAAATTATATGCCTTTAATTCTAGCTGGAATTGTCGTTCAGGCACTATTTTGCCTTGATTATTTTTTTCATTTTCACGAAGATAGCATATACATTTTTTATTTTACAATGTTTGCAATGATATTTAATTTAGTTGGAAATATAATTTTTATACCGAAATTTCGAGAAATTGGGCCTATTATTGCGGCGTGGACTACGTTACTTGCCTTTTTATTTAGAGCAATAATGGAAATGATGATTATAAGAAAAAAATACAAGATTTCGTTTAATTATAAAAAATTATTTTTATATTTCATAATTATTGTAAATCCTATAATATTCTATTTGTCAAATGATCAGCTTTCGTGGATGAAATTTGGCTTGAAAATAGTTTATTTGGCGATAGTGACAAAATTGCTCGTAAATAGGGAAGTTTACGCTAAAATTGCAAATCTTATAAATGGAATAAAAAGAAAAATTATAAAACGTTAA
- a CDS encoding glycosyltransferase family 2 protein, whose amino-acid sequence MKFTIFTPTFNRKELLEKLYKSLQKQTYKDFEWLIVDDGSADGTKEKVEEFLSEKKLDIKYYFKENGGKQRAYNFATDKANGELFICLDSDDEYVENGLETILKYWKKYEKNNNIAGMGYLSTYPNREVIGSSFPEKEMVSTQFDIYNKYGVKGDKGLMFRTEIIKKYKFPVFDDEKFITEAVVYNRICEKYKMVYVNEKIEIKEYQEDGLTAKYNNLLLRNPKGQALYHNEINFQNLSFKQKVLNNAVYYKFCRAAGYKFGKIFKENKNKLFLIFALGIGEYMWQKEKNKK is encoded by the coding sequence ATGAAATTTACGATTTTTACACCAACTTTTAATCGAAAGGAACTGCTTGAAAAATTGTATAAATCACTTCAAAAGCAAACCTACAAGGATTTTGAGTGGCTTATTGTCGATGATGGCTCTGCTGATGGAACTAAAGAGAAAGTAGAAGAATTTTTGAGTGAAAAAAAACTGGATATAAAGTATTATTTTAAGGAAAATGGAGGTAAACAGCGAGCGTATAATTTTGCAACTGATAAAGCAAATGGAGAGCTTTTTATCTGTCTTGATTCTGATGATGAATATGTTGAAAATGGTCTTGAAACTATTTTGAAATATTGGAAAAAATATGAAAAAAATAACAATATTGCGGGAATGGGGTATTTGTCAACTTATCCAAATCGAGAAGTTATAGGCTCTAGTTTTCCAGAAAAAGAGATGGTTTCAACACAGTTTGATATTTACAATAAATACGGAGTTAAGGGCGATAAAGGGCTTATGTTTCGGACTGAAATTATAAAAAAATATAAATTTCCAGTTTTTGATGATGAGAAATTTATTACAGAAGCTGTTGTCTATAACAGAATTTGTGAAAAATATAAAATGGTTTATGTAAATGAGAAAATCGAGATAAAGGAATATCAGGAAGATGGATTGACAGCCAAATATAACAATTTACTGCTGCGAAATCCGAAAGGACAGGCACTTTATCATAACGAAATCAATTTCCAAAATTTATCTTTTAAGCAGAAAGTTCTAAATAATGCTGTTTATTACAAATTTTGCAGGGCAGCAGGATATAAATTTGGAAAAATATTTAAAGAAAATAAAAATAAATTGTTTTTAATTTTTGCTTTAGGAATTGGGGAATATATGTGGCAAAAAGAGAAAAATAAAAAATAA
- the mnmA gene encoding tRNA 2-thiouridine(34) synthase MnmA, with the protein MNKKLDDKKVVVGMSGGIDSSVAALLLKQQGYKVIGVTLKHLPDELSENPGKTCCSLDDINDARYTCYTLGIPHYVLNVVEEFKKDVMDYFIKMYNAGKTPSPCVICDEKVKIKKLVEFADKMGIKYISTGHYSKVSENNMLLWDKNNRKDQTYMLYRLDKDVVERFLFPLAEYEKSEVREIARQNGIHTHNKPDSQGICFAPNGYIPFLKKVLGNDVKKGNFVDKNGKIIGEHIGYQFYTVGQRRGLGLNLGKPFFVLELRSETNEVIVGDFEELLIKEIEVINCKFHYDLKEIIGKKLTARPRFSSKGLAGELKLLKSEESNENRIVFEFDEKTHENSEGQHIVFYLDNEIVGGGEIKIFDKI; encoded by the coding sequence ATGAACAAAAAATTAGATGATAAAAAAGTAGTAGTTGGAATGAGTGGCGGCATAGACAGTTCTGTCGCTGCTCTTTTGTTGAAACAGCAAGGCTATAAAGTTATAGGGGTTACGTTAAAGCATTTGCCTGATGAGCTTTCAGAAAATCCTGGAAAAACGTGCTGTTCTCTTGATGATATAAATGATGCGAGATATACATGCTACACATTGGGAATCCCTCATTATGTACTAAATGTCGTGGAAGAATTTAAAAAGGATGTAATGGATTATTTTATAAAAATGTACAATGCTGGAAAGACACCTTCACCTTGTGTAATTTGCGATGAAAAGGTAAAAATAAAAAAACTCGTAGAATTTGCTGATAAAATGGGAATAAAATACATTTCGACAGGGCATTATTCAAAAGTTAGCGAGAATAATATGCTTTTATGGGACAAAAATAACAGAAAAGATCAGACTTATATGCTTTACCGGTTGGATAAGGATGTCGTGGAAAGATTTTTATTTCCACTTGCTGAATATGAGAAATCAGAAGTTCGTGAAATTGCAAGACAAAATGGTATTCATACTCATAATAAGCCCGACAGCCAAGGAATTTGCTTTGCTCCCAACGGATATATTCCATTTCTGAAAAAAGTGCTTGGAAATGATGTAAAAAAGGGAAATTTTGTAGATAAAAATGGTAAAATTATTGGAGAACATATAGGTTATCAGTTTTATACGGTTGGGCAGCGGCGTGGACTGGGTCTTAATTTAGGAAAGCCGTTTTTTGTACTGGAACTTCGATCTGAAACAAACGAAGTGATTGTGGGGGATTTTGAGGAATTGCTAATAAAGGAAATAGAAGTGATAAATTGTAAATTTCATTATGATTTAAAAGAAATAATTGGAAAAAAATTAACCGCACGTCCGAGATTTTCTTCAAAAGGACTGGCTGGGGAATTGAAACTTTTGAAAAGTGAAGAAAGCAATGAAAATAGGATAGTTTTTGAGTTTGATGAAAAAACTCACGAAAACTCAGAAGGACAGCACATTGTATTTTACTTAGATAATGAAATTGTTGGTGGCGGAGAAATAAAAATATTTGACAAAATTTAA
- a CDS encoding DUF896 domain-containing protein, translating into MEDIIKKVNEFSKLARERELTEEEKKEREKYRKMYIEKFKESVRGHLDSIKVVRVDDDGNPIDDDGNVIEPEA; encoded by the coding sequence ATGGAAGATATTATTAAAAAAGTAAATGAATTTTCAAAGTTGGCACGTGAGAGGGAATTGACGGAAGAAGAGAAGAAAGAGCGTGAAAAATATAGAAAAATGTATATTGAAAAATTTAAGGAAAGTGTGAGAGGGCATTTGGATAGCATTAAGGTTGTTAGAGTGGATGATGATGGGAATCCAATTGATGATGACGGAAATGTTATTGAGCCTGAAGCGTAA
- a CDS encoding HAD family hydrolase, protein MKYELVIFDLDGTLMDTSKSITKTVNSAMEELGKKQYSANECVKFVGGGVSGLARNILGKEKYEDVTNEEMEKIIRKYYDIYFDYGVEPYEGIPELLDFLEQNGVKKGIVTNKDHETALSAVEKKLYKWKFDGIFGSNEKEYPNKPNPYNVDKMAQNLNISKEKILFAGDMLVDVNTAKNAGIDIVYCKWGFGEVKGEDGIDEDVKVSSVQEIIERIKGK, encoded by the coding sequence ATGAAATATGAGTTAGTTATATTTGATTTGGATGGAACGCTTATGGATACGTCAAAATCTATTACAAAGACTGTAAATTCAGCGATGGAAGAACTTGGGAAAAAGCAATATTCTGCTAATGAATGCGTAAAATTTGTTGGTGGTGGAGTTTCAGGGCTTGCACGGAATATTTTGGGAAAAGAGAAATATGAGGATGTAACGAATGAGGAAATGGAAAAAATTATAAGAAAATATTATGATATTTACTTTGACTATGGTGTTGAGCCTTATGAAGGAATACCTGAATTGCTTGATTTTTTGGAACAGAATGGTGTGAAAAAAGGTATTGTAACAAATAAGGATCACGAAACAGCCCTGTCTGCAGTTGAAAAAAAGTTATACAAATGGAAATTTGATGGAATATTCGGCTCAAATGAAAAGGAATATCCAAATAAGCCAAATCCGTATAATGTTGATAAAATGGCACAAAACTTAAATATTTCAAAAGAAAAAATATTATTTGCTGGAGATATGCTTGTGGATGTAAATACAGCTAAAAATGCTGGAATTGATATTGTTTACTGCAAATGGGGATTTGGCGAAGTAAAAGGCGAGGATGGAATTGACGAAGATGTAAAGGTATCTAGCGTTCAGGAAATTATTGAAAGAATAAAAGGTAAATAG
- a CDS encoding asparaginase: MQEQNSQKILVINTGGTISMVHSDKDDNKSALKPSSSWEEVIYNYQFLKDMKVDYVQTSKIIDSSDMNYEIWLEIGKIIEENYDKYKGFVILHGTDTMSYTASVLSFMLKNLGKTVILTGAQRPIQEIRSDGLQNLLTSIEIIEKQTQVNSEICNSENEILPIIPEVCVFFRDHLFRGNRSRKLDSTNYFGFSSPNYLPLGQAGSKIRIYENRLLSKPEEKFYVDYKINPNVLMMDVFPGFNPKILKRIFQDDDSIKGLVLRTYGSGNTPQNKEFLETIKYIIDMGVIILNVTQCTVGSVEMGLYESNAILTELGVVNGYDMTPEAAITKFMCLLGKYDVEKVKERLVMNIAGELTK, translated from the coding sequence ATGCAAGAGCAGAACAGTCAGAAGATTTTGGTAATAAATACAGGTGGGACAATCAGCATGGTTCATTCAGATAAAGATGACAATAAAAGTGCATTGAAACCCTCTTCATCTTGGGAGGAAGTTATATATAACTATCAATTTTTAAAGGATATGAAAGTTGATTATGTTCAGACAAGCAAAATCATTGATTCTTCTGATATGAATTATGAAATTTGGCTGGAAATTGGTAAAATAATTGAAGAAAATTACGATAAATACAAAGGTTTTGTAATACTGCATGGAACGGATACGATGTCCTATACTGCAAGTGTTCTTTCTTTTATGTTAAAAAATCTTGGGAAAACGGTTATTTTGACAGGAGCACAGCGTCCGATTCAGGAAATTAGAAGTGATGGACTGCAAAATTTGCTAACTTCTATTGAAATAATTGAAAAGCAGACACAGGTAAATAGTGAAATTTGTAATTCAGAAAATGAAATACTGCCTATTATTCCAGAAGTGTGCGTATTTTTCAGGGATCATCTTTTTAGGGGAAATCGTTCAAGAAAGCTGGATTCTACAAATTATTTTGGATTTTCTTCCCCAAATTATCTTCCGTTAGGGCAGGCAGGCTCAAAAATAAGAATATATGAAAACAGGCTATTATCAAAGCCAGAGGAAAAATTTTATGTAGATTACAAAATTAATCCAAATGTACTGATGATGGATGTATTCCCTGGATTTAATCCTAAAATTTTAAAACGGATATTCCAAGATGATGATAGTATAAAAGGACTTGTATTACGGACTTACGGAAGTGGCAATACTCCACAAAATAAAGAATTTTTAGAAACAATAAAATATATAATTGATATGGGAGTTATAATTCTGAATGTAACTCAATGCACAGTTGGAAGCGTGGAAATGGGACTTTATGAGTCAAATGCAATACTTACGGAACTAGGTGTTGTAAATGGATACGATATGACACCAGAAGCTGCAATTACAAAATTCATGTGCCTTTTAGGGAAATATGATGTGGAAAAAGTTAAGGAAAGATTGGTAATGAATATTGCGGGAGAGCTTACTAAATAG
- a CDS encoding pseudouridylate synthase, whose amino-acid sequence MENINTEKIKLDKLIRDFENTKYFGYMFFVEYDGQKFESFDENPNKKSVKSEFRKILEKNKIKIFKGIQQAGRTDANVSAKENILYINSKEIIDFSKLKFLKAEGLKINKIVRTLPFLEFPQMIEKRYYIYEYPKKLRKNDEERINQICNKVSGKKNFYEFTSEKGKKLKNHTREIFVKYENGKLYFVGDGFLPQQVRIMSNFILNNTKFDIEKLNDGNFENRKLGIKDKPLDGKYLTLMKVDFSEKLGKISFFDVKNIEELINLKKNNNEIFEIENFEIKIDDLNEQLKSIGKVKKIERNSYFTVFFVEKKDKGEFIGKRGKNIRKLKKIFGDIVVKEI is encoded by the coding sequence ATGGAAAATATTAATACAGAAAAAATAAAGCTAGATAAATTAATAAGAGATTTTGAGAATACAAAATATTTTGGATATATGTTTTTTGTGGAATATGATGGTCAAAAGTTTGAATCTTTTGATGAAAATCCTAATAAAAAGAGTGTTAAGTCAGAATTTAGGAAAATTTTGGAAAAGAATAAAATAAAGATTTTTAAAGGTATTCAGCAGGCTGGAAGAACTGATGCAAATGTGAGTGCAAAGGAAAATATTCTTTATATAAATTCCAAAGAGATAATTGACTTTTCAAAATTAAAATTTTTGAAAGCAGAAGGGCTGAAAATCAATAAAATAGTGAGAACATTGCCATTTCTTGAATTTCCACAAATGATTGAAAAAAGATATTATATTTATGAATATCCAAAAAAACTTAGGAAAAACGACGAAGAGAGAATAAATCAGATTTGTAATAAAGTATCTGGGAAAAAGAATTTTTACGAATTTACTTCGGAAAAGGGGAAAAAATTAAAAAATCATACAAGAGAAATTTTTGTGAAATATGAAAATGGTAAGCTGTATTTTGTGGGAGATGGATTTTTGCCACAGCAGGTGCGGATTATGAGCAATTTTATTTTAAATAATACAAAGTTTGATATTGAAAAGTTAAATGATGGAAATTTTGAAAATAGAAAATTAGGGATAAAAGATAAACCGCTTGATGGGAAATATTTGACACTTATGAAAGTTGATTTTTCAGAGAAATTGGGCAAAATCAGTTTTTTTGATGTGAAAAATATTGAAGAATTGATAAATTTGAAAAAAAATAATAATGAAATATTTGAAATAGAAAATTTTGAAATCAAAATAGATGATTTGAATGAACAATTAAAAAGTATTGGTAAAGTTAAAAAAATTGAGAGAAATAGTTATTTTACGGTATTTTTCGTTGAAAAGAAAGATAAAGGCGAATTTATTGGGAAAAGAGGGAAAAATATTAGGAAGTTAAAGAAGATTTTTGGAGATATAGTTGTAAAAGAGATTTGA
- a CDS encoding HD domain-containing protein: protein MYIIRKAMEYFKPKINRAYMNEALKKLTEKEKKIFLEMSDYDKFHSLKVYKKIKKTELKNNEKYLKLALLHDCGKENVSIITRVLHKLGFKTRLRNHAQRSSEKLEKVDEEVAVLAKNHHNRGYSQEMDIFQKCDDES, encoded by the coding sequence ATGTATATAATTAGAAAAGCAATGGAATATTTTAAACCGAAAATTAACAGGGCTTATATGAATGAGGCTTTGAAAAAATTGACAGAAAAAGAAAAGAAAATATTTTTGGAAATGTCTGATTATGATAAGTTTCATTCGCTTAAAGTTTATAAAAAAATAAAAAAAACAGAACTAAAAAATAATGAAAAATATTTAAAATTAGCACTTCTACATGACTGTGGAAAAGAAAATGTGTCGATTATAACGAGAGTTTTGCATAAATTAGGATTTAAAACGCGGTTACGAAACCACGCCCAAAGAAGTTCTGAAAAGTTGGAAAAAGTCGATGAGGAAGTAGCGGTTTTGGCGAAAAATCATCATAATAGAGGTTATTCTCAGGAAATGGATATTTTTCAGAAATGTGATGATGAGAGTTAA
- a CDS encoding Fic family protein, whose translation MEDKYKMTLEENIFVAKRNIVDSIWKSANLEGIAVTYPQTETIFQGLGVQNMKVKDINAIVNLKHSWEFILENIEYPLDLNYICKINQLIGEANVNPFPGQLRFSDVSMGGTDWKPEIPDKKKVNDNLNKILESENSATEKAINLMLYLMRSQLFYDGNKRTSMMTANHVMIQNGAGIISVPIKQQEKFLELLIKFYETNDMNEIKELIYNHCIDGINFKRE comes from the coding sequence ATGGAAGATAAGTATAAAATGACATTGGAGGAGAATATTTTTGTCGCAAAAAGAAATATAGTGGATTCAATTTGGAAATCGGCAAATCTGGAAGGAATAGCTGTAACTTATCCTCAGACAGAAACGATTTTTCAGGGACTGGGAGTTCAGAATATGAAAGTTAAGGATATAAATGCCATTGTTAATTTAAAACATTCGTGGGAATTTATTTTGGAAAATATTGAATATCCTCTTGATTTAAACTATATTTGCAAAATTAATCAGCTTATTGGAGAGGCAAATGTAAATCCTTTTCCTGGACAATTGAGATTCTCGGATGTAAGTATGGGTGGAACAGATTGGAAGCCTGAAATTCCAGATAAGAAAAAAGTGAATGATAATTTGAATAAAATTTTGGAAAGTGAAAACTCTGCAACAGAAAAAGCAATAAATTTAATGTTGTATTTAATGAGAAGCCAACTTTTTTATGATGGAAATAAAAGAACAAGCATGATGACTGCAAATCACGTAATGATTCAAAATGGTGCTGGAATTATTTCTGTACCGATAAAACAGCAAGAGAAATTTTTGGAACTGCTTATCAAATTTTATGAAACTAATGATATGAATGAAATTAAGGAATTGATTTATAATCATTGTATTGACGGGATAAATTTTAAAAGAGAATAG
- a CDS encoding RluA family pseudouridine synthase has product MNEKYEIENEFEDEIDVENSENEENIVVLKKEAGSRIDKFLSERLEFTRTRIQQLIKDENILVNEKKTKPAYKIEENDTIKVVIPELETVEIKPENIDIEIIYEDNDLAVINKKAGIVVHPANGHYSGTLVNAILYHIKDLSGINGEIRPGIVHRLDKDTSGLLIIAKNDKSHLKLSQMFHDKTVKKTYLAILKGKLNQKSGRIVTQIGRDKNDRKKMTVINDLNSGKTAITNYEVISQTEKFTLVKVHIETGRTHQIRVHMKHLGYPILGDSVYGRADTEKRQMLHAYKLEFQHPITEENIEFIAELPEDFERALKKCGLEFEIF; this is encoded by the coding sequence ATGAATGAAAAATATGAAATCGAAAATGAATTTGAAGATGAAATAGATGTTGAAAATAGTGAAAATGAAGAAAATATTGTTGTTTTGAAGAAAGAGGCAGGGAGCAGGATTGATAAATTTTTGTCAGAAAGGCTTGAGTTTACACGGACACGTATTCAACAACTTATAAAAGATGAAAATATTTTGGTAAATGAAAAAAAGACAAAGCCTGCTTATAAGATTGAAGAAAATGATACAATAAAAGTTGTAATTCCAGAACTGGAAACAGTTGAAATTAAACCTGAAAACATTGATATTGAAATAATTTATGAAGATAATGATTTGGCAGTTATTAATAAAAAAGCTGGAATTGTTGTACATCCTGCAAATGGGCATTATTCGGGAACGCTTGTAAATGCAATTTTGTATCACATCAAAGATTTGTCAGGAATAAATGGAGAAATCCGTCCTGGCATTGTGCATAGGCTAGATAAGGACACAAGCGGACTTTTAATAATCGCCAAAAATGACAAGTCACATCTAAAATTGTCACAAATGTTTCACGATAAAACTGTAAAAAAAACTTATCTTGCAATTTTAAAAGGAAAACTAAACCAAAAAAGCGGAAGAATTGTAACACAAATCGGGCGTGATAAAAACGACAGGAAGAAAATGACCGTAATAAATGACTTAAATTCAGGAAAAACTGCAATTACGAATTACGAAGTAATTTCACAGACGGAAAAATTTACACTTGTTAAAGTTCATATTGAAACTGGAAGAACTCACCAAATCAGAGTTCACATGAAACATTTAGGATACCCAATTTTAGGTGACAGTGTCTACGGCAGAGCAGATACCGAAAAACGCCAAATGCTTCATGCCTATAAGCTTGAATTTCAACATCCGATTACAGAAGAAAATATAGAATTTATTGCAGAATTGCCTGAAGATTTTGAAAGGGCATTAAAAAAATGTGGGCTGGAATTTGAAATTTTTTGA
- a CDS encoding ribonuclease HII has product MDKKNELMEFDEKYNKIVVGVDEAGRGPLAGPVVAGAVIVIQDFPELQEINDSKKLTEKKRERLFEAIEKNCIVGIGIALEKEIDEMNILNATFLAMRRAINQVAEKSAFDIVLIDGNHLIREYEGEQECIVKGDSKSLAIATASIVAKVTRDRMLCEIAKEFPEYEFEKHKGYGTKKHREILLENGACKYHRKTFLKKILGGSGKKK; this is encoded by the coding sequence ATGGATAAAAAAAATGAATTAATGGAATTTGACGAAAAATACAATAAGATTGTTGTTGGGGTTGATGAGGCTGGAAGAGGGCCTTTGGCAGGGCCAGTTGTGGCTGGAGCTGTAATTGTAATTCAGGATTTTCCAGAATTGCAGGAGATTAACGATTCGAAGAAGTTGACTGAGAAAAAAAGAGAAAGATTGTTTGAAGCAATAGAAAAAAATTGCATCGTGGGAATTGGGATTGCGTTAGAAAAGGAAATTGATGAGATGAATATTTTGAATGCAACATTTCTAGCAATGCGTCGAGCGATTAATCAAGTGGCTGAAAAATCAGCATTTGATATAGTTTTAATTGATGGTAACCATTTGATTCGTGAGTATGAAGGAGAGCAGGAGTGCATTGTGAAAGGAGACAGCAAGTCGTTAGCCATTGCGACAGCTTCGATTGTGGCAAAGGTTACAAGGGATAGAATGCTTTGTGAGATTGCAAAGGAATTTCCTGAATATGAATTTGAGAAGCATAAAGGATACGGGACTAAGAAACATAGGGAGATTTTGCTTGAAAACGGGGCTTGTAAGTATCATAGGAAGACGTTTTTGAAGAAGATATTGGGTGGAAGTGGGAAGAAAAAATAG
- a CDS encoding tetratricopeptide repeat protein: MILWKLKKFYSKYLLTILFLWLLSFTIISCSKPTNRVKNEDKKYLELISLGDVERDEGNYKNAEKYYEEAKKYDNGAYLSIAYLYYNFIDKNEGEKKYKIAYDKGNSQAAYILGSIAYKKGNFNLAKEWYLKGIEKGDKFSNIDLGKLLISENKIDEAKKYLLKVEDGNDAEGIYYLMTIYYREKNKSKIHSLKEKMFGKNKMNGIDDEIMLKIDLMLGDENENKKFELIDEADSLMRINKYEEAKKKYEKLLEYGFEGYYFLGNMYKFLDNNSEAMKYYEIAYKKGNMGMAAYKIGNIYEEENNKLEAKKWYQAGINAGNLQSASTLGMLEISEGNEEKAKELFLRGIEQKNAEAILGMMGYYQKKGNDKKIKELSKKILEEKGLLYNSLNLNNIATKVFLYD; this comes from the coding sequence ATGATTTTGTGGAAATTAAAAAAATTTTATAGTAAATATTTACTAACTATTTTATTTTTATGGTTATTAAGTTTTACTATAATAAGTTGCTCTAAACCCACAAATAGAGTTAAAAATGAAGATAAAAAATATCTGGAATTAATATCTTTAGGAGATGTAGAAAGAGATGAAGGCAATTATAAAAATGCCGAAAAATATTATGAGGAAGCAAAAAAATACGATAATGGTGCATATTTAAGTATTGCTTATTTATACTACAATTTTATTGATAAGAATGAAGGTGAAAAGAAATACAAAATTGCATATGATAAAGGAAATTCTCAAGCAGCATATATATTGGGGAGTATTGCTTATAAAAAAGGAAATTTTAATTTAGCGAAAGAATGGTATTTAAAGGGTATTGAAAAAGGAGATAAATTTTCTAACATTGATTTGGGGAAATTATTAATAAGTGAAAATAAAATTGATGAGGCAAAAAAATATTTGTTAAAAGTGGAAGATGGAAATGATGCTGAAGGAATATATTATCTTATGACAATTTATTACAGAGAAAAAAATAAGAGTAAGATTCATAGCTTAAAGGAAAAAATGTTTGGAAAAAATAAAATGAATGGAATAGATGATGAAATAATGTTAAAAATAGACTTGATGTTAGGAGATGAGAATGAAAATAAAAAATTTGAATTAATTGATGAAGCAGATTCCTTGATGAGAATAAATAAATACGAAGAAGCAAAGAAAAAATATGAAAAATTATTAGAGTATGGATTTGAAGGATACTATTTTCTAGGAAATATGTATAAATTTTTAGATAATAATTCAGAAGCTATGAAGTATTACGAAATCGCTTATAAAAAAGGAAATATGGGAATGGCGGCATATAAGATTGGAAATATTTATGAAGAGGAAAATAATAAATTAGAAGCAAAAAAATGGTATCAAGCAGGAATAAATGCAGGAAATTTACAATCAGCAAGTACATTAGGAATGTTAGAAATATCCGAAGGTAATGAAGAAAAAGCTAAAGAACTATTTTTAAGAGGTATTGAACAGAAAAATGCGGAAGCAATATTAGGAATGATGGGTTATTATCAGAAAAAAGGGAATGATAAAAAAATAAAAGAGTTATCCAAAAAAATATTAGAGGAAAAAGGATTATTATATAATTCATTAAATTTGAATAATATAGCGACAAAAGTGTTTTTATATGATTAA